A section of the Tumebacillus sp. BK434 genome encodes:
- a CDS encoding MerR family transcriptional regulator, translating to MAYKVKELADLVGVSVRTLHHYDEIGLLKPGEVSAAGYRLYAAQELERLQQILFFREIGFSLQEIKDTLDSPDFDRKRALAAHKEILLQKKQRLEDIIDTVNKTIASIEGGPTMSEKEMFGGFDMKQIQDHKNKYSKEARERYGDEIVEKAEKKADSYSQDDWAKINARQEANMKQILDNMHNGPADPLVQEAIADSRQAITDYYYDCTPEIFRGLGDLYVLDERFTEFYEKIKPGLAEFMRDAMHHYVDNLDTGK from the coding sequence GTGGCCTACAAAGTAAAAGAACTTGCCGATCTGGTGGGCGTGAGCGTGCGGACGCTGCATCATTATGATGAAATCGGGCTGCTCAAGCCCGGCGAGGTCAGTGCAGCCGGGTATCGGCTGTATGCTGCGCAAGAGCTCGAGCGGCTGCAGCAGATCCTGTTTTTCCGGGAGATCGGATTCTCACTGCAGGAGATCAAGGACACCCTGGACAGCCCGGATTTTGACCGCAAGCGCGCCTTGGCGGCCCACAAGGAGATCCTGCTGCAGAAGAAACAGCGGCTGGAAGACATCATCGACACCGTCAACAAAACGATCGCTTCGATCGAAGGAGGACCCACGATGAGCGAAAAGGAAATGTTCGGAGGATTCGACATGAAACAGATCCAAGACCATAAAAACAAGTACTCCAAAGAAGCACGCGAGCGCTACGGAGACGAAATCGTCGAGAAGGCAGAAAAGAAAGCTGACAGCTACAGCCAGGACGATTGGGCGAAGATCAACGCCCGCCAGGAAGCGAACATGAAGCAGATCCTCGACAACATGCACAACGGCCCGGCCGACCCGCTGGTGCAGGAAGCGATCGCCGACAGCCGTCAGGCGATCACCGACTACTACTACGACTGCACCCCGGAGATCTTCCGCGGGCTCGGCGACCTCTATGTGCTGGATGAGCGCTTCACCGAGTTTTACGAAAAAATCAAACCGGGCCTCGCCGAATTCATGCGCGACGCGATGCACCACTATGTCGACAACCTCGACACCGGCAAGTAG
- a CDS encoding Dps family protein — protein sequence MSNKLTAVLNQQIANWTVLYIKLHNYHWYVKGPQFFTLHTKFEEFYTEAALHIDELAERLLSLHGRPVATMREALELASVQEANGTESAEEMVQNVVRDFETLMGELKAGMETAEESGDEPTGDMLLAIYSGLEKHVWMLNSFLGK from the coding sequence ATGAGCAACAAGTTGACTGCCGTATTGAACCAGCAGATCGCCAACTGGACGGTGCTGTACATTAAACTGCACAACTACCATTGGTACGTGAAAGGCCCGCAGTTCTTTACGCTGCATACCAAGTTCGAAGAGTTCTACACCGAAGCCGCCCTGCACATCGACGAGCTGGCGGAGCGCCTCTTGTCCCTGCACGGCCGCCCGGTCGCGACGATGCGCGAAGCGCTGGAGCTGGCGTCCGTGCAGGAAGCGAACGGCACCGAAAGCGCGGAAGAGATGGTGCAAAACGTCGTTCGCGATTTTGAGACGCTGATGGGCGAGCTGAAGGCGGGCATGGAAACGGCGGAGGAATCGGGCGACGAGCCGACCGGCGACATGCTGCTTGCGATCTATTCCGGTCTGGAAAAACACGTCTGGATGCTCAACTCGTTTTTGGGCAAGTAA